One region of Mucilaginibacter gotjawali genomic DNA includes:
- a CDS encoding L-threonylcarbamoyladenylate synthase, with the protein MLRDEVAKAFKIIQDGGIILYPTDTIWGIGCDATNTEAIKKIYKLKQRDEAKSMIILLDTENKLESYISDMNPLAYDLIEYAENPLTLVMPGAKNISPALISSDGSIGIRISKHPFCQQLIQRMKKPLVSTSANISGKPSPQYFSQIDDEIINGVDYVVDLDQHSMEIKNPSTIMKLAPNGSFEFLRR; encoded by the coding sequence ATGCTTAGAGACGAAGTTGCGAAAGCTTTTAAAATTATTCAGGACGGCGGGATCATCCTCTACCCCACCGATACCATTTGGGGTATAGGCTGCGATGCGACCAATACCGAAGCCATCAAAAAGATCTATAAACTAAAACAGCGGGACGAAGCAAAAAGTATGATCATTTTGCTGGACACCGAAAATAAACTGGAAAGCTACATCAGCGACATGAACCCTTTGGCTTATGACCTGATAGAATATGCCGAAAACCCATTGACATTAGTAATGCCTGGCGCAAAAAATATTTCGCCGGCATTGATCAGCAGCGACGGCAGCATTGGTATCCGGATATCAAAGCATCCATTTTGCCAGCAGTTGATTCAGAGAATGAAAAAACCGCTGGTTTCTACCTCTGCAAACATCAGCGGTAAACCATCGCCGCAATATTTTTCGCAAATTGACGACGAAATAATAAACGGCGTGGATTATGTGGTTGACCTGGATCAGCACAGCATGGAAATAAAAAACCCATCAACCATAATGAAATTAGCGCCAAACGGAAGTTTTGAATTTCTGCGGAGATAA
- a CDS encoding glycosyltransferase family 9 protein, translating to MLKVSNLKSQTSNLKILIRLPNWLGDVVMSTAFVSAVRELYPASSIDVIIKKELAGIASLVPGLRKVHSFSKQENKGLAGVFRFGKKMRTEQYDLFFNLPESLSSLVMGWATGAKQRVGFGKEGGFFLLTHHYKKPKNIHRVDEYISLLEQFTGKTISNRQVSLQVQKPGKPITDWVLVNFNSEASSRRMPIEKAKSLLNLLTNHFKEVEFTFVGAPKEAPFIDEIINGAENIGRIRNFAGKTDLVSLTHLMAGCTAMITTDSGPAHLANSVNTPVIVLFGAGNEHNTAPYNTHNLTVLRAGKLDCEPCVKNTCKLYGIPKCMQLLDDLLIINALSVYLPHA from the coding sequence ATGCTAAAAGTCTCAAATCTCAAATCTCAAACCTCAAATCTCAAAATTCTCATCAGGCTTCCAAATTGGCTTGGCGATGTGGTAATGAGTACCGCGTTCGTTTCGGCAGTGAGGGAGCTTTACCCGGCGTCATCAATTGATGTAATCATCAAAAAGGAATTAGCTGGAATAGCTTCACTTGTACCAGGCTTGCGTAAGGTACACTCTTTTTCGAAACAGGAAAACAAAGGCTTAGCGGGCGTTTTCAGGTTTGGAAAAAAAATGAGAACTGAACAATACGATCTGTTTTTCAACCTGCCCGAATCGTTGTCGTCGCTTGTAATGGGATGGGCCACCGGAGCAAAACAACGGGTTGGGTTTGGGAAAGAAGGCGGCTTTTTTTTATTGACCCATCATTATAAAAAGCCAAAAAACATTCACCGGGTTGACGAATACATTTCCTTGCTGGAGCAATTTACCGGCAAAACAATTAGTAACAGGCAGGTTAGTTTGCAGGTGCAAAAACCCGGCAAACCGATTACAGATTGGGTGCTGGTAAACTTCAATTCCGAAGCTTCTTCGAGAAGGATGCCTATAGAGAAGGCTAAATCGCTTCTTAATTTATTAACCAATCATTTTAAAGAAGTTGAATTCACGTTTGTAGGAGCGCCAAAAGAGGCTCCTTTTATTGATGAAATTATCAACGGCGCTGAAAACATCGGAAGGATAAGAAACTTTGCCGGTAAAACAGACCTGGTATCTCTTACCCATTTGATGGCAGGTTGTACGGCTATGATAACAACAGATTCGGGGCCTGCGCACCTGGCAAATAGTGTAAATACACCTGTCATTGTACTATTTGGCGCAGGCAATGAGCACAATACAGCCCCTTATAACACACACAATTTAACCGTTTTACGTGCCGGAAAACTCGATTGCGAGCCCTGCGTTAAAAACACCTGCAAGCTGTATGGCATACCAAAATGTATGCAACTGTTAGATGACTTGCTTATCATTAATGCTTTGAGCGTATATTTGCCCCATGCTTAG
- a CDS encoding CCA tRNA nucleotidyltransferase, with product MKKHLQHPIFSVILKLAAEQNVQVFAIGGFVRDLFLDRPSKDIDIVVIGNGISFAERVAQKLHVKLAVFKNFGTASLKYKDLEIEFVGARKESYRLDSRKPIVENGTLEDDQKRRDFTINALAISLHPDTYGQLLDPFNGIADLEQKLIRTPLNPIETFSDDPLRMLRAIRFASQLNFKIDDIAVKAIVENAHRIGIISQERITDELNKIILSTKPSIGFNYLFDTGLLHKIFPLMTALYGVDYIDGKGHKDNFYHTLQVLDNICDTTDDLWLRWAAILHDIAKPATKRFEPGHGWTFHGHEDKGARMVPKIFTQLKLPLNEKMKFVQKMVQLHLRPIVLAQSIVTDSAVRRLLFEAGEDIESLMLLCKADITTKNEYKVKKYRQNFELVQQKLKDVEERDNMRNWQPPVTGIDIMALFGIKEGREVGIIKNQIREAILEGEIPNEREAAINYTIKKGEEIGLKVVGKD from the coding sequence TTGAAAAAGCACCTTCAACACCCTATATTTTCAGTCATCTTAAAACTGGCTGCGGAGCAAAATGTACAAGTTTTCGCTATCGGGGGATTCGTGCGCGACCTTTTCCTCGACAGACCTTCCAAAGACATCGACATCGTCGTAATCGGCAATGGCATTTCTTTTGCCGAGCGTGTTGCCCAAAAGCTGCATGTGAAATTGGCGGTGTTTAAAAACTTCGGCACAGCATCGCTTAAATATAAAGACCTTGAGATAGAATTTGTAGGCGCCCGTAAAGAATCGTACCGTTTGGATTCAAGAAAACCAATAGTGGAGAACGGCACGTTGGAGGATGACCAGAAAAGGCGCGATTTTACGATTAACGCCCTTGCCATTTCTTTACACCCGGATACTTACGGCCAGCTTTTAGATCCGTTTAACGGCATTGCCGACCTGGAACAAAAACTGATCAGGACGCCTTTAAATCCAATTGAGACTTTTTCAGACGACCCGCTGCGGATGTTGCGTGCTATCCGTTTTGCTTCGCAATTGAATTTTAAAATAGATGATATCGCGGTAAAAGCTATTGTTGAAAATGCTCACCGGATCGGCATTATATCCCAGGAGCGCATCACCGACGAACTAAACAAGATCATTTTATCGACAAAACCCTCCATTGGTTTCAATTATTTATTTGATACCGGCCTGCTGCATAAAATATTCCCGCTGATGACGGCACTTTATGGCGTCGACTATATCGATGGTAAAGGGCATAAAGACAACTTTTACCATACCCTGCAGGTTTTGGATAATATTTGCGACACTACAGATGACCTTTGGCTACGCTGGGCCGCCATATTACATGATATTGCCAAGCCCGCTACCAAACGTTTTGAACCCGGGCATGGCTGGACATTCCATGGACACGAAGACAAGGGCGCCCGGATGGTGCCAAAAATATTTACCCAGTTAAAGCTGCCGCTGAATGAAAAAATGAAATTCGTTCAAAAAATGGTACAGCTGCATCTTCGGCCTATTGTGCTGGCGCAGTCAATCGTTACTGATTCGGCTGTGAGGCGTTTACTTTTTGAAGCAGGTGAAGATATTGAAAGCCTGATGTTGTTGTGTAAAGCAGACATTACCACCAAAAACGAATATAAGGTTAAAAAATACCGGCAAAATTTTGAGCTGGTGCAGCAAAAGTTAAAAGACGTGGAGGAACGCGACAATATGCGCAACTGGCAACCACCGGTAACGGGTATTGATATTATGGCATTATTTGGCATTAAGGAGGGGCGCGAGGTTGGAATTATTAAAAACCAGATTCGCGAAGCCATACTGGAAGGAGAAATACCCAACGAGCGGGAAGCGGCCATAAATTATACCATAAAAAAGGGCGAAGAAATTGGCCTGAAAGTTGTTGGGAAGGACTAA